From one Gemella morbillorum genomic stretch:
- the purN gene encoding phosphoribosylglycinamide formyltransferase: MKKQVAIFASGTGSNFEKIADDNRLKEKMDIALLVCDKPNAAVIKKAQDRNINTYVFSTKDFASKQDYEAAILEQVKDLDYIFLAGYMRIISPYFLENYKKTILNLHPSLLPKYKGKDAIEQAYKAQEREVGISIHYVNEELDGGEVIAQKSLIVKDGETLKEVTARIHELEHELYPNVILKLVEEAL, translated from the coding sequence ATGAAGAAACAAGTAGCAATATTTGCATCTGGAACCGGAAGTAATTTTGAGAAAATTGCAGATGATAATAGACTTAAAGAAAAAATGGATATTGCACTTCTAGTTTGTGATAAACCAAATGCAGCTGTAATAAAAAAGGCGCAAGATCGTAACATAAATACTTATGTTTTTTCAACAAAAGATTTTGCATCAAAACAAGATTATGAAGCAGCTATTTTGGAGCAAGTTAAAGATTTAGATTATATTTTCTTAGCTGGTTATATGAGAATTATTTCTCCGTATTTTCTGGAAAATTACAAAAAAACAATCTTAAATCTTCATCCATCTCTTTTACCTAAATATAAAGGTAAAGATGCGATAGAACAAGCATATAAAGCGCAGGAACGTGAAGTAGGAATTAGTATTCATTATGTTAATGAGGAGTTAGATGGTGGAGAAGTTATCGCTCAAAAATCATTAATTGTAAAAGATGGTGAAACTCTAAAAGAAGTTACTGCAAGGATTCATGAATTAGAACATGAACTTTATCCAAATGTTATTTTAAAATTAGTTGAGGAGGCACTATGA
- a CDS encoding adenylosuccinate synthase — protein MSTIVVVGSQWGDEGKGKITDFLAEKADVIARYQGGNNAGHTIKFDGKTYKLQLIPSGIFNEDKLSIIGNGLVVDPKWLCGEIDRLKESGVTCKGLRISNRAHIVLPYHLKLDEVEEARRGENKIGTTKKGIGPTYVDKYKRCGVRVADLLDAELFKKKLEQNLVEKNEVFEKIYGVEGFTVEEIFNEYFEYGKQLSEYVTDTSKVLEDAHKMNKNILFEGAQGVMLDIDHGTYPYVTSSNPSAGGITVGNGFVPTNGLKVLGISKAYTSRVGDGPFPTELFDEIGDTIREVGHEYGTVTKRPRRIGWFDTVVMRHSARVSGMTNLSVNCLDVLSGLKEIKICTAYDYKGEILTEYPASENIIKECKPIYETLPGFDEDITGVTTLEELPENARNYLSKIEELVGVKISIFSTGPDRTQTHLLEDLWK, from the coding sequence ATGTCTACAATAGTAGTAGTTGGATCACAATGGGGAGATGAAGGAAAAGGTAAAATTACCGATTTCTTAGCAGAAAAAGCTGATGTTATTGCGCGTTATCAAGGAGGTAATAACGCAGGACATACAATTAAATTTGACGGTAAAACATATAAACTTCAATTAATTCCATCGGGAATTTTTAATGAAGATAAATTATCAATAATCGGTAATGGATTAGTAGTTGATCCGAAATGGTTATGTGGTGAAATTGATCGATTAAAAGAAAGCGGAGTTACTTGTAAAGGATTAAGAATATCTAATAGAGCGCACATTGTTTTACCATATCACTTAAAACTTGATGAGGTAGAAGAAGCACGACGTGGAGAAAATAAGATAGGAACTACTAAAAAAGGTATAGGACCCACTTACGTTGATAAGTATAAACGTTGTGGTGTCCGTGTAGCAGATTTATTAGATGCAGAGTTATTTAAGAAAAAATTAGAACAAAATCTAGTAGAAAAAAATGAAGTATTTGAGAAAATTTATGGTGTTGAAGGATTTACTGTTGAGGAAATATTCAATGAATACTTTGAATATGGAAAACAACTTTCTGAATATGTAACAGATACATCAAAAGTTTTAGAAGATGCACATAAAATGAATAAAAATATACTATTTGAAGGTGCACAAGGGGTTATGTTAGATATTGATCATGGTACATACCCATATGTTACATCATCAAATCCTAGTGCTGGGGGAATTACTGTTGGTAATGGATTTGTCCCAACAAATGGCCTTAAAGTTTTAGGAATTAGTAAAGCTTACACTTCTCGTGTAGGAGATGGCCCATTCCCAACGGAGTTATTCGATGAAATTGGTGATACTATTCGTGAAGTAGGTCATGAATACGGAACTGTTACAAAACGTCCACGTCGTATTGGGTGGTTTGATACAGTAGTAATGCGTCACTCTGCGCGTGTATCAGGTATGACTAATCTTTCAGTTAACTGTTTAGATGTATTGAGTGGTCTAAAAGAAATTAAAATTTGTACAGCTTATGATTATAAAGGTGAAATACTAACAGAATATCCAGCTAGTGAAAATATTATAAAAGAATGTAAACCAATTTACGAAACACTTCCTGGATTCGATGAAGACATTACAGGAGTTACAACTTTAGAAGAATTACCAGAAAATGCGCGTAATTATCTAAGTAAAATAGAAGAGTTGGTTGGTGTTAAGATTTCTATTTTTTCTACTGGACCGGATAGAACACAAACACACTTATTAGAAGATTTATGGAAATAG
- the purB gene encoding adenylosuccinate lyase yields the protein MIERYSREPMRSIFSDENRFKAYLEVELFATEAWSKLGVVPENDVKKLFENAKFDLEGILELEKETKHDIVAFTRNVSSYLGEEKKWVHYGLTSTDVVDTAYGYLYKQANDIIMEDLLKFQEVLKEKALEYKFTPCIGRTHGVHADISSFGLKFALYYDEFNRHIERFKAVRKIIEVGKISGAVGTFSNTPPEVQDYVCEKLGIQSSNISTQTLQRDRHADYYSTLALIASSIEKIGVEIRHLQRTEVREAEEFFSKNQKGSSAMPHKRNPISSENMAGCARIMRGYMLASYENIPLWHERDISHSSAERILSSDATTLLDYMLNRFTNVVKNLTVFTDNMIKNIYATNGVIFAQRTMSNLIEKYDFSREEAYDLVQPLAMKSWFEGIPFRQLLEENEVIQNTVSKEVLDSCFALEVHLVNIDKIYKRIPGLED from the coding sequence ATGATAGAAAGATATAGTAGAGAACCTATGCGTAGTATTTTCAGTGATGAAAATCGTTTTAAAGCATATTTAGAAGTAGAACTTTTTGCAACTGAAGCATGGAGTAAACTAGGAGTTGTTCCAGAAAATGATGTAAAAAAATTATTTGAAAATGCTAAGTTTGATTTAGAAGGAATCTTAGAATTAGAAAAAGAAACTAAACATGATATTGTCGCATTTACTCGTAATGTGTCTAGTTATTTGGGAGAAGAAAAAAAATGGGTTCATTATGGGCTTACTTCTACTGATGTTGTTGATACAGCATATGGTTATTTATACAAACAAGCTAACGATATCATCATGGAAGATTTACTAAAATTCCAAGAGGTATTAAAAGAAAAAGCTTTAGAATATAAATTTACACCATGTATCGGCCGTACTCATGGGGTACATGCTGATATCAGTAGTTTCGGATTAAAATTTGCTTTATATTATGATGAATTCAACCGTCATATTGAGCGCTTTAAAGCAGTTAGAAAAATAATAGAAGTAGGTAAAATTTCTGGAGCAGTTGGAACATTCTCTAACACTCCACCTGAAGTTCAAGATTATGTGTGCGAAAAATTAGGAATTCAGTCAAGTAACATTTCAACACAAACATTACAACGTGATCGTCATGCCGATTATTATTCAACGTTGGCTTTAATAGCAAGTTCTATTGAAAAAATTGGTGTAGAAATTCGTCACTTACAGCGTACTGAAGTCCGTGAAGCGGAAGAATTTTTCTCAAAAAATCAAAAAGGTTCTAGTGCGATGCCGCACAAACGAAATCCAATTTCAAGTGAAAATATGGCAGGATGTGCAAGAATTATGCGTGGATATATGTTAGCTTCATATGAAAATATTCCACTTTGGCATGAACGTGATATTTCTCACTCAAGTGCAGAACGCATTTTAAGTAGTGATGCAACAACATTATTAGACTATATGTTGAATAGATTTACAAATGTTGTTAAAAACTTAACAGTATTTACAGATAATATGATAAAAAATATTTATGCGACTAATGGTGTTATCTTTGCTCAAAGAACAATGAGTAATTTAATAGAAAAATATGATTTTTCTCGTGAAGAAGCATACGATTTAGTTCAACCACTTGCCATGAAATCTTGGTTCGAAGGTATACCATTTAGACAACTTTTAGAGGAAAACGAAGTTATTCAAAACACTGTTTCTAAAGAAGTACTAGATAGCTGCTTTGCACTAGAAGTACATTTGGTTAATATTGATAAGATTTATAAACGTATTCCAGGTTTAGAAGACTAA
- the purH gene encoding bifunctional phosphoribosylaminoimidazolecarboxamide formyltransferase/IMP cyclohydrolase yields the protein MTKRALISVSDKTNIVEFAKGLEKHGFEIISTGGTFTYLKNNGVACISIEDVTHFPEILEGRVKTLHPKIHGGLLSKRGNELHNKHVAENNIEYIDLVCVNLYPFEATVKKEGVSEEEIIENIDIGGPSMLRSAAKNFNDVTVVTDIRDYDRILNELENGGITLATRRSLAIKVFNTTASYDAAIANYFNKADNLIPEKLTLSYTLEDTLRYGENPHQKAYHYVQDNNESYALQNAVQLHGKEMSYNNIQDASAALDILAEFDEIACVAVKHMNPCGVAIGKDVFEAYSRAYDADPVSIFGGIVAVNGVVDKATAEKMHSIFLEIILAVDYDDEALEILTKKKNLRIYKLGEKNNNHEQQIKSVRGGILVQDFNSALAENYEVVTDKQPTKEQMSDLEFGLKVVKHVKSNAIVVVKNGQTLGIGAGQMNRVGSCKIALEQAGALADGAVLASDAFFPMRDSADLAAEYNIAAIVQPGGSIRDQESIDACNEKGMAMLFSKIRHFKH from the coding sequence ATGACGAAAAGAGCTTTAATAAGTGTAAGTGATAAAACAAATATTGTAGAATTTGCAAAAGGACTAGAAAAACATGGATTTGAAATTATCAGTACGGGTGGGACTTTTACTTATTTGAAAAATAATGGTGTAGCCTGTATTAGTATTGAGGATGTTACGCACTTTCCAGAAATTTTGGAAGGTCGTGTAAAAACACTTCATCCTAAAATCCATGGTGGATTACTTTCAAAACGTGGAAATGAACTTCATAATAAACATGTAGCAGAAAATAATATAGAATACATTGATTTAGTATGTGTTAATTTATATCCATTTGAAGCTACTGTTAAAAAAGAAGGAGTAAGCGAAGAAGAAATTATAGAAAATATTGATATCGGTGGACCGAGTATGTTGCGTAGTGCTGCGAAAAACTTTAATGATGTAACGGTTGTAACTGATATTCGAGATTATGATCGTATACTAAATGAGTTAGAAAATGGTGGAATTACTCTTGCGACACGTCGTTCATTAGCTATTAAAGTGTTTAATACTACTGCAAGTTATGATGCAGCTATTGCAAATTACTTTAATAAAGCTGATAACTTGATCCCTGAAAAATTAACATTATCTTATACGTTAGAAGATACTTTACGCTACGGAGAAAATCCTCATCAAAAAGCATATCACTATGTACAAGACAATAATGAAAGCTATGCTTTACAAAATGCAGTACAACTGCATGGGAAAGAAATGTCTTACAATAATATTCAAGACGCTTCTGCTGCATTAGATATTCTTGCAGAGTTTGATGAGATTGCATGTGTCGCTGTAAAACATATGAACCCATGTGGTGTTGCAATAGGAAAAGATGTTTTTGAAGCATATTCACGCGCTTATGATGCGGATCCTGTATCTATCTTTGGAGGGATTGTTGCGGTTAATGGCGTTGTAGATAAAGCTACCGCAGAAAAAATGCATAGTATTTTCTTAGAAATTATTTTAGCAGTTGATTATGATGATGAAGCGCTAGAAATACTAACTAAGAAAAAAAATCTACGTATTTACAAACTTGGTGAAAAAAATAATAATCATGAACAACAAATCAAGAGTGTTCGTGGGGGAATCTTGGTTCAAGATTTCAACTCAGCTTTAGCTGAAAATTATGAAGTTGTTACAGATAAACAGCCAACTAAAGAACAAATGTCGGATTTAGAATTTGGTCTTAAAGTAGTTAAACATGTCAAATCAAATGCAATTGTTGTAGTTAAAAATGGTCAGACATTAGGAATAGGAGCCGGCCAAATGAATCGAGTAGGTTCATGTAAAATAGCTCTTGAACAGGCTGGTGCTCTTGCAGATGGTGCAGTTCTTGCTTCAGATGCCTTCTTCCCAATGCGAGATAGCGCTGATTTAGCAGCAGAATATAATATTGCAGCAATCGTACAACCTGGTGGTTCAATACGTGATCAGGAAAGTATAGATGCTTGTAATGAGAAAGGTATGGCGATGCTTTTCAGCAAAATACGCCACTTTAAACACTAA
- the purD gene encoding phosphoribosylamine--glycine ligase, with protein sequence MAKVLVVGAGGREHAIAYKFNQEGHEVYMAGINPAVEKFGICIDIKEDDIPSYALENNIDLVFVGPEVPLVNGLVDKLQEKGIRAFGPSKKAAQLEGSKVFSKMMMEKYNIPTAKHESFSDYEKASEYLSQQKAPIVLKADGLAAGKGVIIAETLEEAQYELKEMMCNSKFAAAGANVVIEEFLSGEEFSLMCFVSDRKVYPMEIAQDHKRTFDNDEGLNTGGMGAYCPLKKITQDDVNEGLEKVVQPMVDAMSSEGMPFYGILYAGLMKCADGVKTIEFNVRFGDPESEVLLLKLESSLYEISNNIIDGKDVQLKWNKDAFIGVVMAAKGYPEKSEKGAVINGLEKLTTPVFHMGTKQVDDNIVINGGRVLLVCASGENLQAAREKVYNEIGKIECDDLFFRKDIGHHSL encoded by the coding sequence ATGGCTAAAGTATTAGTAGTGGGTGCTGGTGGAAGAGAGCACGCTATCGCCTACAAGTTTAACCAAGAAGGACACGAAGTTTATATGGCTGGTATTAATCCAGCAGTAGAAAAATTTGGGATTTGTATTGACATCAAAGAAGATGATATCCCGAGTTATGCATTAGAAAATAATATTGATTTAGTTTTTGTTGGGCCAGAAGTACCGTTGGTAAATGGTTTGGTTGATAAACTCCAAGAAAAAGGTATTCGCGCTTTTGGACCAAGTAAAAAAGCAGCACAATTAGAAGGAAGTAAAGTATTTTCCAAAATGATGATGGAAAAATATAATATTCCTACAGCTAAACACGAAAGTTTTAGCGACTATGAAAAAGCAAGTGAATATTTATCTCAGCAAAAAGCTCCAATCGTTTTGAAAGCTGATGGTCTTGCCGCTGGTAAAGGTGTAATTATCGCTGAAACTTTAGAAGAAGCTCAATACGAACTTAAAGAAATGATGTGTAATTCTAAATTCGCTGCAGCTGGAGCTAATGTTGTAATTGAAGAGTTTCTTTCTGGAGAAGAATTTTCTCTAATGTGCTTTGTTTCCGATAGAAAAGTTTATCCAATGGAAATTGCTCAAGATCATAAACGTACTTTTGATAATGATGAAGGATTAAACACAGGGGGAATGGGAGCATATTGTCCACTTAAAAAGATTACACAAGATGATGTAAATGAAGGCTTGGAGAAGGTAGTACAACCGATGGTTGATGCTATGAGTAGTGAAGGGATGCCATTTTATGGAATACTTTATGCTGGTCTTATGAAGTGTGCTGATGGTGTGAAAACTATTGAGTTTAATGTTCGTTTCGGAGATCCAGAGAGTGAAGTCTTGCTATTAAAACTAGAGAGTAGTTTATATGAAATTTCTAACAATATCATCGACGGTAAGGATGTTCAGTTGAAATGGAATAAAGATGCATTTATTGGGGTTGTTATGGCAGCTAAAGGTTATCCAGAAAAAAGTGAAAAAGGTGCGGTTATAAATGGTTTAGAAAAATTAACAACACCGGTATTTCACATGGGAACAAAACAAGTAGATGATAATATTGTAATAAATGGAGGACGCGTCTTATTAGTTTGTGCTAGTGGCGAAAACTTGCAAGCCGCACGTGAAAAAGTATATAATGAAATAGGAAAAATAGAATGCGATGACTTGTTTTTCCGTAAAGATATAGGTCATCATTCATTATAA
- a CDS encoding formate--tetrahydrofolate ligase gives MKSDFQISNECKKKHIAEVSAKLGLREEDLILYGNYKAKIQTKNIKHDIKEDAKLILVTAINPTSSGEGKSTVTIGLSDALNKLGKKSCVALREPSLGPVLGRKGGAAGGGYAQVVPMEEINLHFTGDMHAITTAHNAIAVLVNNHVFQGNELDIDKIVFNRVMDMNARDLRHIKVNAGTELEREDGFDITVASEIMAILCLSEGIADLKEKLRNILVAYNSKGEPIYLKDLKIEGVITSLLKDAIKPNIVQTLENNPAIIHGGPFANIAHGCNSILATKTALKYADYVITEAGFGADLGAEKFLNIKCRKAGLKPKAAVVVATVKALKLHGNIEEKDLKEENIEALAAGVANLEKHVENMKKYNLPVVVALNVFVTDTEKELAFLEEWAANQGIELSRTEVWEHGGAGGLDLAKKVIRAIDNNKEDLKLLYSDETPIAEKIEIICREMYGADGVNLTDEVKGEIARIEKLGFGSLPVCMAKTPASLTDNAKIKGRPTGFKITINDVKLRSGAGFVVAYANKVLTMPGLPKVPSALNIDIDEETETILGIF, from the coding sequence ATGAAGTCAGATTTTCAAATTTCAAATGAATGTAAGAAAAAACATATAGCGGAGGTTTCTGCAAAATTAGGTTTAAGAGAAGAAGATTTAATTCTTTATGGAAATTATAAAGCAAAAATTCAAACAAAAAATATTAAGCATGATATAAAAGAAGATGCTAAATTAATTTTAGTAACTGCAATCAATCCAACATCAAGTGGTGAGGGGAAATCAACAGTAACTATTGGGTTATCAGATGCTCTAAACAAACTTGGTAAAAAATCATGTGTTGCGCTTCGCGAACCATCATTAGGCCCAGTACTTGGTCGTAAAGGTGGTGCTGCAGGTGGTGGGTATGCTCAAGTAGTACCTATGGAAGAAATTAATTTACATTTTACTGGAGATATGCATGCAATTACAACGGCACATAATGCTATTGCTGTATTAGTAAACAATCATGTTTTCCAAGGCAACGAACTTGATATTGATAAAATTGTGTTCAATCGCGTTATGGATATGAATGCACGTGATTTACGTCACATTAAAGTAAATGCAGGAACAGAGTTAGAACGAGAAGATGGTTTTGATATTACGGTTGCTAGTGAAATCATGGCAATTCTATGTTTATCAGAAGGAATAGCTGATTTAAAAGAAAAACTTCGTAATATTCTTGTCGCTTATAACTCAAAAGGTGAACCTATTTATCTGAAAGATTTAAAAATTGAAGGTGTTATAACTTCTTTATTGAAAGATGCTATTAAACCTAATATAGTTCAAACTTTAGAAAATAATCCAGCCATCATTCATGGTGGGCCGTTTGCAAATATTGCTCATGGATGCAACTCAATTTTAGCAACAAAAACTGCTTTAAAATATGCTGATTATGTTATAACTGAAGCAGGATTTGGTGCAGACCTTGGTGCAGAAAAATTCTTAAATATCAAATGCCGTAAAGCTGGGTTAAAACCAAAAGCAGCAGTAGTAGTAGCAACAGTAAAAGCTTTAAAACTTCATGGAAATATTGAAGAAAAGGATCTTAAAGAAGAGAATATAGAAGCACTTGCAGCTGGTGTTGCTAACTTAGAAAAACATGTAGAAAATATGAAAAAGTATAATCTGCCAGTTGTAGTTGCTTTAAATGTTTTTGTAACAGATACTGAAAAAGAATTAGCATTTTTAGAAGAGTGGGCGGCTAACCAAGGTATTGAACTTTCAAGAACAGAAGTTTGGGAACATGGTGGCGCAGGCGGACTCGACCTTGCAAAAAAAGTGATTCGTGCAATAGATAACAATAAAGAAGATTTAAAACTTCTTTATAGCGATGAAACACCAATTGCAGAAAAAATAGAAATAATCTGTCGAGAAATGTATGGAGCAGATGGTGTAAATCTAACTGATGAAGTTAAAGGTGAAATTGCTAGAATAGAAAAATTAGGTTTTGGTAGTTTACCAGTTTGTATGGCTAAAACACCAGCGTCATTAACTGATAATGCAAAAATAAAAGGCCGTCCTACAGGATTCAAAATTACGATCAACGATGTTAAACTTCGTAGTGGGGCAGGTTTTGTAGTTGCATATGCTAACAAAGTCTTAACGATGCCGGGTCTTCCTAAAGTACCTAGTGCATTAAATATCGATATTGATGAAGAAACAGAAACAATTTTAGGGATATTCTAA
- a CDS encoding ABC transporter permease has product MSILKKAWFYITRKILKTLIIFLILVSMSTMILSTISIKKSTDKVSKETFQNITSSFSMEINRRTNPGTARGAGNLVGKDIEQIKNIPGIKKYIKRMNVSADLIGLEPLKLANHRLEENKSENKKKFSKTVIVSGTNDSSLDDRFSAETLKLKEGRHLRDSDKNSVLIHEGFAKKNNLKLGDKIKLKGNPNDADNEKKSDKETEVTIVGIFTGQNKGNTSSHMELYDNIFIADTTTTKTLYNYEDGKEIYQDAIFLVDGKDNVDKVIAEAKKLPINWKLFELVKSNQNFPVLQKSLDSIYGITNGVFIGTVAFSIIILSLILFLWINGRRKEIGVNLALGVSKAKIVGQFILELVIISIPSFIVSYFIGKAVSQSIGNQILSQSIKSVTESVANQTKGLNLGANAEVEGASKMITSLDVSVNLTDMMSVVGIGLAVIVIAICITSIRLIYKKPKELLQNIN; this is encoded by the coding sequence ATGTCAATATTAAAAAAAGCATGGTTTTATATTACAAGAAAGATATTGAAGACATTGATCATATTTCTTATTTTAGTAAGTATGTCTACAATGATTTTAAGTACAATATCTATAAAAAAATCAACAGATAAGGTATCAAAAGAAACATTCCAAAATATAACAAGTAGTTTTTCTATGGAAATAAATAGAAGAACAAATCCTGGAACAGCGAGGGGTGCTGGTAACCTCGTTGGTAAGGATATTGAACAAATTAAAAATATACCAGGTATAAAAAAATACATAAAAAGAATGAATGTGTCAGCTGATTTAATTGGATTAGAACCATTGAAATTAGCTAATCACAGATTAGAAGAAAATAAATCAGAAAACAAAAAGAAATTTAGTAAAACAGTAATTGTAAGTGGAACTAACGACTCTTCACTAGATGATAGATTTTCTGCAGAAACATTAAAATTAAAAGAAGGAAGACATTTACGAGATTCTGATAAAAATAGCGTTTTAATACATGAAGGTTTCGCTAAAAAGAATAATTTAAAATTAGGGGACAAAATTAAATTAAAAGGTAATCCGAATGATGCCGATAACGAGAAAAAATCTGATAAAGAAACAGAAGTAACTATTGTAGGTATATTCACAGGTCAAAACAAAGGAAACACATCTAGTCACATGGAGTTGTATGATAATATATTTATAGCAGATACAACAACGACTAAGACTTTATATAATTACGAAGATGGAAAAGAAATTTATCAAGATGCTATATTTTTAGTAGATGGTAAAGATAATGTAGATAAAGTTATAGCAGAAGCTAAGAAGTTACCTATTAACTGGAAATTATTTGAACTAGTGAAAAGTAATCAAAACTTCCCAGTATTACAAAAATCACTTGATTCTATATATGGTATTACTAATGGAGTATTTATAGGAACAGTAGCATTCAGTATTATTATATTATCTCTAATATTATTCCTATGGATTAATGGTAGAAGAAAAGAGATTGGTGTTAACCTTGCTCTAGGAGTTTCTAAGGCGAAAATAGTAGGACAATTTATTTTAGAGTTAGTTATAATCAGTATTCCAAGTTTTATCGTTTCATACTTTATAGGTAAAGCAGTAAGTCAAAGTATAGGGAATCAAATTTTATCACAATCTATAAAATCTGTTACAGAGAGTGTTGCTAATCAAACAAAAGGTCTAAATCTAGGGGCTAATGCAGAGGTAGAAGGAGCGAGTAAAATGATAACATCATTAGATGTAAGTGTAAACCTTACAGATATGATGAGTGTTGTAGGAATAGGATTAGCGGTAATTGTAATAGCGATTTGTATTACATCAATTCGATTAATTTACAAAAAACCAAAAGAATTGTTACAAAATATTAACTAG
- the purM gene encoding phosphoribosylformylglycinamidine cyclo-ligase, with translation MSKKYEESGVSLEAGYKSVELIKKHVARTKNLGMMSAIGGFGGAFDLSSYNFKNPVLISGTDGVGTKLKLAFELDIHNTIGIDVVAMCVNDILAQGAQPLFFLDYLAVGKNYPEQVEQIVEGVAEGCVQAGCAIVGGETAEMAGFYDDGEYDIAGFSVGAAEKEDLLSPENTKAGQVVIGLPSTGVHSNGFSLVRKIIRDNNISLDEKFGDSTIGKTLLTPTKIYVKEVLKVLKEVKVAGIAHITGGGFHENLPRCLKEGLGMKINKDSYEVPEIFKYLQEKGNIDEAEMYNIFNMGVGMALVVNKEDVEKTLSLLDDAFVLGEVVNESGIEII, from the coding sequence ATGAGTAAAAAATACGAAGAAAGTGGAGTAAGTTTAGAGGCTGGATATAAATCAGTAGAACTTATTAAAAAACATGTAGCACGTACTAAAAATTTGGGGATGATGTCTGCAATTGGAGGCTTCGGTGGTGCATTTGACTTAAGCAGTTATAACTTTAAAAATCCTGTTTTAATTAGTGGTACTGATGGTGTAGGAACTAAATTAAAACTAGCTTTTGAGCTTGATATTCATAACACAATTGGGATTGATGTAGTAGCAATGTGCGTTAACGATATTCTTGCTCAAGGAGCTCAACCACTATTTTTCTTAGATTATTTAGCTGTTGGAAAAAATTATCCTGAACAAGTAGAACAGATTGTTGAGGGTGTAGCAGAAGGTTGTGTTCAAGCAGGATGTGCCATTGTTGGTGGAGAGACAGCAGAGATGGCTGGATTTTATGATGATGGAGAATATGATATTGCAGGATTTAGTGTTGGAGCAGCTGAAAAAGAAGATTTATTAAGTCCAGAAAATACTAAAGCTGGACAAGTAGTTATCGGACTTCCTTCGACTGGTGTTCATTCAAATGGATTCTCATTAGTAAGAAAAATTATTCGTGATAATAATATTAGTCTTGATGAAAAGTTTGGTGATAGTACAATAGGAAAGACTTTATTAACACCGACAAAAATTTATGTTAAAGAAGTATTAAAAGTGCTAAAAGAAGTGAAAGTTGCGGGAATTGCTCATATAACTGGTGGAGGATTCCATGAAAACTTACCACGTTGTCTAAAAGAAGGTTTAGGCATGAAAATTAATAAAGATTCATATGAAGTACCAGAAATATTTAAGTACTTACAAGAAAAAGGAAACATCGATGAAGCAGAAATGTACAATATCTTTAACATGGGTGTAGGAATGGCACTTGTTGTTAATAAAGAAGATGTAGAAAAAACTTTATCATTGTTAGATGATGCGTTTGTTCTAGGTGAAGTAGTAAATGAAAGTGGAATTGAAATAATATGA